The Gemmatimonadota bacterium genome segment CTTTATGATGTCGATTTGCATTTACTCCTCCACTATCCATTGGAGCGGTAATCTAGATAGACAATGGGCGACGGAGCCGGATTTGGCGTCCGTTGTCTCGAACACCGCCATCACGTTTCCACCCCATCGCCTCGTAGAAGGCGATCCCGCGTTCATAACCCTTAATAGTCCAAACTATCGCTTCATTATAACCGTCGGCAACGAGATGACGAAACGCGAGCGAGGCCAACGCCTTGCCGATGCCGATGCGCCAATACGAGGGGTCAATGGCGATGGTATCGAGTTCCCCTAATGTGGCGTCAACGGGATCGCGGCTGGGACCGATGCCGACAAAACCGACAACCTTACCCGTATGCTCTGCGACCCACCACCGGTGCGGGGCAGACTTCGCAAGATCGCCGCGCCAACGCTCAACAAGTTCTGATGTGACGATGCGATTGGACTGCTCGATGAGTTCGCCGAATCCTGCATTCCACGAATCGATATATATACGTGTGACGACTTCGGCGTCCACCGCAGTGGCTGATCGGATCGTTGGCCAAGGTTTTCGTGGATGTGCGTATTCCAACTCGCCTATTCCTATACGGACTTGTAGAGGCTACCATCCGTGGTTGGACGGATGTCAGGACACGGCGCGCCGCGATCGGCAAGGTGTCGAACAAACTCCACAATGGTTTTGGGATGGGTCGAGCCGTCCCATCCCGGATTCACGCGGAACACAACGCGTCCGTCCCGCATACTATCACAAAAGAAGACGCACCGCGAATTCGCCCTGCGGACGCTGGTTACTTCCAGATCCCAGAATCGCTTGCAGAGATCCATAATTTCTGGCTGATCAGGCAGTGGGCCCGTTTCGTCTCTATATCTGGGATAGCGTGGTTCCATTGGTTTTCTCGGCCCAGGACTGGCCGTAGCGGCGCGAAGATTATAGGTGGTACATGAGTTCCCAGTTGCACGATTCGCATCTCAGAATCGTATCCTTCATACCGTCGTGGTCTATCTGGCGATCACATAATGGACATCTTGCTCGTCCAGCACTGGCTTCTCGTGCTTTGAAAATGCTTTCGATACGAGCGAAGAGTCCAATCCCCACGTCTTCAATAAGCTCTTCGTCTACTATGCCCTGTGCATCAGTTGCATAAAGGCGGGCTATTTTTTCTCTTGGAACTCGACTTGCCCAAGTTGGCCTGTCGTGTCTTGGTTTCGGGTTGCTCATGTATTCCTTAGAGATTTTTCAGGAGCATGTTTTTTTTATTCATTCCGCAAGGCATCTACAGGATTTGATCGAGCTGCCTTCATTGTCTGGAAACTCACTGTGATCATGGCAATAAGGAAAGCCAAGATACCACTTAACATAAAGAACTCAAATCCAAGATCTACCCGATACGCATAATTCTGAAGCCACTGCCACAGGGCATAGTAGCCAATCGGCCAAGCCAAGAGATTTGCAAGTGCGACCAACTTTGCAAAATCACTGGATAGCAACATAACAATATTGGATACAGACGCTCCCAATACCTTGCGAATGCCGATTTCTTTTGTACGGTATTGCGCACTCAATGTGGCCAACCCAAGTAACCCCAAGCAGGCAATCAAAATACCAAGGGTTGAAAAGAAACCAAAAATATAGCTCAGTTTTCTTTCATTTTTATAGATTCGATCCAAATTCTCATCAAGAAAAGAAAATGTGAATGGACGATTGGGTATATACCTTTCCCAGACTTTTTGTACAAATGCCAGTGTTTGAGATAAATCTTCAGATTTGACCTCTAGGTATAGTAGCCTTGCCTCATGAAATTCTGCAACCAATACGAGTCGTCCGATTTTTTCGTCAAGAGGTTTGTAATGAAAATCTTTGACAACACCGACGACTGTGCCGGAGCGTAGTCCATCTGGGTAGAACGTGCCTCCAACCTTCCAAGCAAATCGTTTCCCTATTGGATTTGTCCAACCCAATTGCTCGACCGCTGTTTCATTCAAGATAAACTGCTCGTCTAATTTTTCCCTCAGTCTTTGCGGGTTTGTTGTTTCGGCATATGATCGCGTGAAATTCCGGCCTGATACGCATTTAATGCCATAGAAATCTAGAAAATCCTCATCCACGATTATCACATCCATACTGTACGTGGATTTTCCTTCGGGATGGAATGTCTCTACTGTTGCTCCTTCTCCAACAAGGCCACGGGTGGTTGTTGCTCTGAGAATATTGGGATGCGTCGTGAATGCCTGCTTGATGGCGTTGTATTGGCTCTTGAAAAGCGTGGGATTGATCATTTGGTTGCTATTCGCTGCCTCAAAAATTGGAACTTCAATAATCTGCTCGCGGTCGAATCCCAGATTCTTATTTCGAAGAAATTTCTGTTGACTGTAAACACCCGAAGTGACAACCATCAATAAAATGGCAAGAGCAAATTGTCCTACAACCAAACTCTTGCGAAGCCGAGTAGAGACGTTTGTAGCGGATTTACCTCTCAACATTGAAACAGGGCGAAATGTCGATAAGACAAATGCCGGATAACTCCCTGCCAGAATACCGACGATGAATATAAGACCGAAAAGGCTGAGCAATAACTGGGTTGTGTTGACATTGAGTGTAATAGCGCAATCAAAAAACGAATTGAAAGTTGGCAATGCCAATTCTACCAACACCAAAGCCAAGATAAGCGCCATACAAGCAAAAAATATAGATTCGCCCAAAAATTGTGTGATGAGCTGCAATCGGTTTGCACCGACAACCTTACGAAGCCCGACCTCTCGCCTCCGCCCAATTGCACGAGCAGTTGTTAGGTTTATAAAATTCACACAGGCAATTACTAAAATAAAAATAGCAAGCAAAGAAAACAAATACACATTTTGAATGTCACCATGAGGTTTACTGGTCTCTGGAGTACCACGATTCTCAATTTTGATGCCATAATCATGATTGGAGTATAGATGGATGCGGTTTAGGGGCTGCAAATGATATTGAATGTTATTTGCAGCTGCTTCGCCCAGGTATTTCGGAATCAGATCTGAAAGTTTGCCTTCAAGTTGATTCGCATCATAACCTTCTTTAAGCAAAATATAGCTTTCTACAGGACGCCCCCCTCTCGGTTTCCAAGCCATCCATTTTTCTTGCCATCGCCCATTTTTAGTCGCCGATAAAATATCGAACCGAATGGCCGTCTGCGCAGGCATATTTTTTAAGACGCCTGTAACGTGATGCGCATAATCTTTGTCGTCTTCCTCGATCAGAATGGTTTTGCCAATCGGATTTTCAGTGCCAAACAGTTTGTGTGCAAGTCTGTGAGTGATTAAAACGGAACCTGGTTCTGAGAGAACCGTTTCGGGATCGCCTTGAATCAGTGGAAAGTCAAAAACCTGTAGAACATTCTCGTCTGTAAGGCAAAAGGCTTGTTTGTATATTCTCTTATTGTCAGCAATTATTGTTCTTTGCCAGCGATGGATACGCAAAGCCTCAGAAATTTCAGGATATACATCCTGATTCAAGACTTCTACGAGACCTCCTAATGTGCGCTCACTAAAAGCTGCTTGGTCAACTGTTTTAGTCTCTCGAATCACCCTGTAAATTTGATCTCGATTCCTTTGGTTCTGATCAAAACCTAATTCATAGTCGATATAGAGGCCTATCAGGATACAACAAGCCAAACCAATGGCTAATCCGATAATGTTCAGAGCTGAGTAGAAACGATGGTTTATCAGGTTTCTCAGCATTATTTTGAGATAATTTTTCAGCATGTGTCTGCCCCAAAGAAGTGATTTCGGTTATTGGCAATTTCAGTTCTCATGAAATCAACATAATGGATGCACTCTGGGGATTATTAACGAACTGTTACGGTAATTCATACCAAATCTATGTATCTCCGACCTTGCGGGAACTCTTCTCTTCAGAGGTTGTATCCCGAACATGTTCGCAGATGCTTCCTCTGGAGGCATCATTTCTATTCAGAACCCGCCTCCTTTCCCTCCATCAACGCACCTGCCCCATAGGCCATTCCGAGGTCGGCCTACCTTGCCACGTTGATCGCCTGAAGAATCGTCCGCCTGGGGGGTGGCTAAACCAGCTACTAATTGCGATTCCCCAAAAGTGCTCAAAGGATCTGTCTTTTAGATTTGCGTCACAGTATGCGTAGTGCGACAAGACCTCGTCGAGGAATGACTCTCCGTATATCCAGAACCCATAGAAATCCTTAGCGGGATCCGTGATTTCGATGTCCCCCCAGTCTATGATCCCAGTAAGTCTTCCGGTCGAGGGATCATGATAGATGTGTTTGTACCAGAGGTCGTTGTGAGCCAGCACAGGCTCGTATGAATGATTGATGCTTTCACTTCTTTCGATCCATGCTTCGAAAACATTGCGGACCTCACATTGAAGCTCGTCTGCCCGTTCAGCGAATAACTCCTTCCACATCCTGCGACGCCTAACCGATGCGTTACCCTCTTCTACGCCGAGGCTCCGTGCCTTCGTGATCGGGTAGCTGTGGAGTTCGCTGATGAAAACACCCAGCCTCTGAGCGGCCTCGCTGCGGTTCGCCTTGGAAAGTCTCCAAAACCGCCACGGCGAAAGTCGAGTCCCCGGAATTGTGTGGTATCCCGCAAAATCTGACGCCTTCGGCACGAATGCATAGTCGGGAACGGGTATTGCCTTCAGGTTGCTTCTAAGGGCATCCAGGACGGTCCGCTCCCTCGTCAGATTTGTTTCCTCATCGTTCTCGAACCGGAAAGCGATGCCATTGTCCAACAGAATCATTACATGATCGGGATCGGCAATGGTCTGAACTCTTCGGTAATTTGCCCACATGAGATCTGGAAAGGCGTCTCTGATTCTCTCCAGGTAGTAGCTGGAAGCCAATGGGGGCATGGGGACCTGCCAAAGAGGATTAATTGTCGCGATTTCCGCTAACTGTTGGGTGAAGCCCGAATGGCCGAAGCCGTGTACAGTCGTGTTATGCGGTGTGCTCACTTCATTACGGCGGGAGAAGCTCTGTGGAAAGGTTCCGCAAGCCTGGAGTTAGTGACCGTGCTCCCTCCCTACTCACGCTCCACGAAATACTTCTTAAATCCACGACTCGTCCCATCTTGCATTCCAAGGCTTCTATAGAATTCCACCTGATCTTTGTTGGGACCGCTGAGTAACTGTAGCTTGTAGCAGCCCTTCTCTTGGGCAAGGTTAATCGCAAATGTCATCAGTTTTTTCCCAAATCCTTTGCCTCTTTGTTCGCGTGCAACAACGACATTCTCGATGATAGCCCAAGGGCGCCCTTCGTAAGTAAAATTTGGAACGATAGCCATTATGAGGCTGGCGACTATGCCCTTGTCCGATTCGCCCACAACGATGAATATATTGCCGTAGTCAGACATCTCATCGAAGATCCGGATTGACTCTTCGAGTCCGAGAGTCTTAGCCGAAAGACTATGGGGACGGCTCGTGATCTGAGGAAAGAGATTTAGCAGAGATTCGACGTCTAATCTGGTCGCAACTCGGCAAGAAATGTCTGAATGATTCATCCGGTGACCTTTCTCGACTACGGACGTGTTAGCAGAAGTCAAGCCGCTCAGGCCGCAGTCAGCAAAATAGGCTGGCCATCGGTAATAACGACGGTATGCTCAAAATGAGCCGAAAGAGATCCGTTTGAGGTTTTCACTGTCCAGCCGTCGCAATCTTCAAC includes the following:
- a CDS encoding phosphotransferase; its protein translation is MPPLASSYYLERIRDAFPDLMWANYRRVQTIADPDHVMILLDNGIAFRFENDEETNLTRERTVLDALRSNLKAIPVPDYAFVPKASDFAGYHTIPGTRLSPWRFWRLSKANRSEAAQRLGVFISELHSYPITKARSLGVEEGNASVRRRRMWKELFAERADELQCEVRNVFEAWIERSESINHSYEPVLAHNDLWYKHIYHDPSTGRLTGIIDWGDIEITDPAKDFYGFWIYGESFLDEVLSHYAYCDANLKDRSFEHFWGIAISSWFSHPPGGRFFRRSTWQGRPTSEWPMGQVR
- a CDS encoding GNAT family N-acetyltransferase is translated as MGIGELEYAHPRKPWPTIRSATAVDAEVVTRIYIDSWNAGFGELIEQSNRIVTSELVERWRGDLAKSAPHRWWVAEHTGKVVGFVGIGPSRDPVDATLGELDTIAIDPSYWRIGIGKALASLAFRHLVADGYNEAIVWTIKGYERGIAFYEAMGWKRDGGVRDNGRQIRLRRPLSI
- a CDS encoding FtsX-like permease family protein — translated: MLKNYLKIMLRNLINHRFYSALNIIGLAIGLACCILIGLYIDYELGFDQNQRNRDQIYRVIRETKTVDQAAFSERTLGGLVEVLNQDVYPEISEALRIHRWQRTIIADNKRIYKQAFCLTDENVLQVFDFPLIQGDPETVLSEPGSVLITHRLAHKLFGTENPIGKTILIEEDDKDYAHHVTGVLKNMPAQTAIRFDILSATKNGRWQEKWMAWKPRGGRPVESYILLKEGYDANQLEGKLSDLIPKYLGEAAANNIQYHLQPLNRIHLYSNHDYGIKIENRGTPETSKPHGDIQNVYLFSLLAIFILVIACVNFINLTTARAIGRRREVGLRKVVGANRLQLITQFLGESIFFACMALILALVLVELALPTFNSFFDCAITLNVNTTQLLLSLFGLIFIVGILAGSYPAFVLSTFRPVSMLRGKSATNVSTRLRKSLVVGQFALAILLMVVTSGVYSQQKFLRNKNLGFDREQIIEVPIFEAANSNQMINPTLFKSQYNAIKQAFTTHPNILRATTTRGLVGEGATVETFHPEGKSTYSMDVIIVDEDFLDFYGIKCVSGRNFTRSYAETTNPQRLREKLDEQFILNETAVEQLGWTNPIGKRFAWKVGGTFYPDGLRSGTVVGVVKDFHYKPLDEKIGRLVLVAEFHEARLLYLEVKSEDLSQTLAFVQKVWERYIPNRPFTFSFLDENLDRIYKNERKLSYIFGFFSTLGILIACLGLLGLATLSAQYRTKEIGIRKVLGASVSNIVMLLSSDFAKLVALANLLAWPIGYYALWQWLQNYAYRVDLGFEFFMLSGILAFLIAMITVSFQTMKAARSNPVDALRNE
- a CDS encoding GNAT family N-acetyltransferase — protein: MNHSDISCRVATRLDVESLLNLFPQITSRPHSLSAKTLGLEESIRIFDEMSDYGNIFIVVGESDKGIVASLIMAIVPNFTYEGRPWAIIENVVVAREQRGKGFGKKLMTFAINLAQEKGCYKLQLLSGPNKDQVEFYRSLGMQDGTSRGFKKYFVERE